From the Hordeum vulgare subsp. vulgare chromosome 1H, MorexV3_pseudomolecules_assembly, whole genome shotgun sequence genome, the window tAATTCTTCTTCTCCGGTTCTCGTTTTATTCTTCCTGTTTTTTCTAATTTAAATTTTGTTTCCGTGTTTACTTCCggtttttatttctgcacaattaCACGGACTGGTTTTTCTTGAAGGCTTGAATAGCAAGTTAGACATTCCAAACAACTATTATTTTATTCCTCTGACCGGTTTTATTACTACATGGGTGATGAAAAGGAATATCACAATTTACTGCATTTTCACTAGAGTTATTCAACGTTTTTTACTCGAAATACACATGTTTAAGTGTGTCTTGCCTCGCAATTTTTGTCTGAAAATAAGGTGGTAGCCGCAGCCTCAGTACTCGTGCAACACACATCCAATGAATGCATGATAGAAACATCCAgtgatacaataaaatgtttattCAAAAGGCAACAATGAATCAAGTAGATAAGCTCATGCATGGCACGGTACAACAAACGGAAGAAGAAGAGGCCGCGTGGATCCGTCAGGCCTTGTTCGGTTGCAACGGATTTGAAGGGGATTGAAGTGAATTGGGGAGGATTAAATTTCCTGTAAGTCAAAATCCACCTCAATCCTCTTCAATCATCTTCAATCCTTGTGGTGGGGATTAACGGAACAAGACATCAGTGGGATGGATCACATGGCGGCCAGGGCATAGACGGCGGCCACTACGAAGCCGGCGACGATGCCGGCCGAGCTCTGGAGCGACGCTACGCCGTTACCCACGTCCGTCGTCGGCGTCGACTTGGACCCAGCTCCGGACGACGTCGGCGTCTGTCCCGCCGGCGCGCTGGAGCCGGACGAGGGCGACGTGGTGGGGGCGGAGGCGCAGTTGCTGAGCGGCGGCGTCTTGACGCCGCACTGGTCGGGGAGGCCGAGGGCGCGGGTCTTGTTGACGGCGCCGAGCCCGAGCGCGGCGGGGTCGGCGTTGAGCGCGACGCAGAGGCACTCGGGCTTGGAGCTCACCACCGCGGCGAGCTGCGAGCAGCAGGACTTGGACGGCGCCGTCTCGTTGCCCGTGATGTAGTTGAGGCACGGCGACATGCCGATCAGCGTCTGCGTGCACCCGCTCGTCGACTGCGCCGACGCGCCGCCGGCCAGCATGCACGCCGCCGCGACCACGACGAGCGCCCCCGCGGCCAGCAtggtcgccgccctcgccgccatTTCTCGCTCTGCTTCCTTCCTGTCCTCGAACAACCCAACACCGTCAGGAACTCAGGATGGCTAGCTAGCTGCTCTTTGTGGGTAGTTGGTTGCCTTGGGTCTGTGCCTGTTGTTCTTGTGATCGATCCGTGGGTTGATTGATTTATAGGTGGAGTGGTTCAGAGGTGGTGGAGAaggtggcgacggcggcgagcagGAAGAAGACACGACCGATGGTGGATTAGTTAGCGTTGGTGAGCTGAATTTTCCTACCCTTGAAAAGAAAACTCGGTGTATCTATCAACTATGTTCAGCTTTTGACGCGGCATTGTTGGGTATTACGTAGAATCTTTCAGCTTTTGGCGCCAGGTGGCTCGGCGTTGATGTTTGGCGTGTTTGAAGAGATTACCAACGGTATGGATGAGTAGTAGATCGactaggcatagatagatccggTGTTACCATGTACTCATCTAATCCCGAGCCCGATGAACTCCCTACTCCGGACATTGGTGCCGGTGTAGTCGTCGGTGGTGTGAGGGAGGAGGTGTGGTCGtgggtggtgcttcccgtgagcacggCGCACACCCTAGATCGGAAGGGGGTTTAGGTGGGGTGTCTGGCGGCGCGGTGAACCTCGTACCGTGCGCCCCG encodes:
- the LOC123405384 gene encoding non-specific lipid transfer protein GPI-anchored 5-like, giving the protein MAARAATMLAAGALVVVAAACMLAGGASAQSTSGCTQTLIGMSPCLNYITGNETAPSKSCCSQLAAVVSSKPECLCVALNADPAALGLGAVNKTRALGLPDQCGVKTPPLSNCASAPTTSPSSGSSAPAGQTPTSSGAGSKSTPTTDVGNGVASLQSSAGIVAGFVVAAVYALAAM